The DNA region GATTTCAATTGGGTGCATGACGCGTGTAGTGGCGTGCGCATTCTCTAAGCCTTTGCTAATATGCAGGCTGCAGCCGATGTTAGCGCTAGCAAGTGTCGTGACTTGGCTTGCCGTGATTGCGGTTAGCTTATCATTAAGTAATTGATTAGCCATCTCTGGTTGAGTGACTGAATAAGCACCAGCGCCACCGCAACACTGGCTGTTGCCGGGCAGTGCTTGTATATCAGCCTCTGGTATCTTTTTAAGTAAGTCGTATACGGCTTTTTGCGCTTTGAGTACATTGCGTAATGAGCATGGGTCTTGTACATAGATGCGCTCTTGGAGTGGCGCAATTTGTGCGCTAGACCAATCGCATGCGACTAAGAACGTGCTGATGTCTTGTATGCGGTGTGTGGTGAGGTAATCTTTTAGGCCCGCACCGCAACCGCTTGCTGTCGTCAGTATCGGCATGGCAGGGTCAAAACTATCAGTATTTTTTTTAATCAGCAGGCTCGCTTCAATATCATCACCAGCTTGTCTTGCAATACTGCCACAGCAGGTTTGTGCGTTAGGGATATGCACATCATAGCCAAGGGTATTTAGTACATGGATACTCGCGCTGAGTGTGCGGTTGTCAAAAGCGTTGGTCGCACATCCTAAGAACAAACTGACAGCACCTTGAGTGGCTTGGGTTGTTGGGTACAGTGACTTCCATACTA from Methylotenera sp. L2L1 includes:
- a CDS encoding (Fe-S)-binding protein, coding for MMLSLKELTTEADRCVACGLCLPHCPTYRKTGSEADSPRGRIQLIRAVSQGILPNNERFKEHIDLCLSCRSCESACPNSVSYGALVDTTRARYIQKKNIWLSLAKPFIRHRHLSNAVTWPLWLLSKLNLMAVLKRVVPAAKLLPAIQKPIVWKSLYPTTQATQGAVSLFLGCATNAFDNRTLSASIHVLNTLGYDVHIPNAQTCCGSIARQAGDDIEASLLIKKNTDSFDPAMPILTTASGCGAGLKDYLTTHRIQDISTFLVACDWSSAQIAPLQERIYVQDPCSLRNVLKAQKAVYDLLKKIPEADIQALPGNSQCCGGAGAYSVTQPEMANQLLNDKLTAITASQVTTLASANIGCSLHISKGLENAHATTRVMHPIEIIAKQMGFEA